In Physeter macrocephalus isolate SW-GA chromosome 9, ASM283717v5, whole genome shotgun sequence, the DNA window GAAAAACTCATCGAAGAAAGTAAGAagcttttaaaactgaaatctgAAATGGAGGAAAAGGTATACAATTTGACAAAAGAGAGAGATGAGTTAATAGGCAAACtgaaaagtgaagaagaaaaatcctCTGAATTAAGCTGCAGTGTTGACTTATTAAAGAAGAGACTTGATGGGATagaggaagtggagagagaaatAACGAGAGGAAGGTCTCGAAAAGGACCTGAGCTCACCTGCCCAGAAGATAACAAAATTAAGGAGCTAACAATTGAAATTGAGAGACTGAAGAAACGTCTCCAACAATTGGAGGTCGTGGAAGGGGATTTGATGAAGACGGAAGATGAATACGACCAGCTGGAGCAGAAATTTAGAAGCGAGCAGGATAAGGCCAACTTCCTCTCTCAGCAGCTGGAGGAGATAAAACACCAAATCGCCAAGAATAAAGCAATAGAGAAAGGTGAGGCGGTGAGCCAGGAGGCCGAGCTGAGACACAGATTTCGGCTGGAAGAAGCTAAAAGTCGAGACTTAAAAGCGGAAGTCCAAGCCCTTAAAGAGAAGATTCATGAACTGATGAACAAAGATCAGCTTTCTCAGCTCCAAGTGGATTATTCTGTCcttcaacaaagatttatggaagaagaaaataagaacaagaaCATGGGGCAGGAGGTCCTCAATCTGACCAAAGAGTTGGAGCTCTCCAAGCGGTACAGCCGCGCTCTCCGACCCAGTGTGAACGGGAGGAGGATGGTGGATGTCCTCGTGACATCCACCGGCGTCCAGACGGATGCTGTTGGCAGCGAAGCGGCGGAGGAGGACACGCCAGCAGTGTTTATACGCAAATCCTTTCAAGAAGAAAACCATATCATGAGTAACCTGCGACAGGTGGGACTGAAGAAACCGATGGAACGTTCCTCTGTCCTAGACAGGTATCCGCCCACGGCCAACGAGCTCACCATGAGGAAGTCTTGGATTCCATGGATGAGGAAAAGGGAGGATGGGCCCCCAGTGACTCAAGAGAAGGGGCCTCGAGCCGGTTCCAGCCCGGGGCACCCAGGAGAGCTGGTTCTTTCGCCCAAGCAGGGCCAGCCCCTGCACATTAGAGTGACACCAGACCATGAGAACAGCACTGCCACTTTGGAGATTACGAGCCCCACGGCGGAAGCATTTCTTTCCAGTACCACCGTCATTCCCACCCTAGGGAATCAGAAACCGAGGATAACCATTATCCCATCACCAAATGTCATGTCTCAGAAACAGAAAAGCGGAGATGCTACTCTGAGCGCGGAGCGAGCCATGTCCCCAGTCACAATTACTACCTTCTCCAGAGAGAAGACaccagaaaaaggaagagggccGTTTGCGGACAGGCCCACGTCCCCCATTCAGATCATGACTGTGTCCACATCGGCGGCCCCGGCGGACATCGCTGTCCCTCCCGAATGCCAGGAAATGCCCGTGGGAAGGACTGTCCTCAAGGTCACCCCAGAGAAGCAGACTGTGCCAACCCCAGTCCGGAAGTACAAGTCCAATGCCAATATCATAACCCCGGAAGACAATAAAATTCACATTCACTTAGGTTCTCAGTTTAAGCGAGCCCCTGGGACTTCAGCTGAAGGAGCAGGCCCGGTGATTACTGTCCGACCTGTCAACATGACGGCGGAGAAGGAGGTGTCCACCGGCACAGTCCTTCGCTCGCCCAGGAGCCACGTCTCGTCTCGCCCTGGCGCGAGCAAAGTGACCAGCACCATCACCATTACACCGGTCACGACCTCATCGGCCGGAGGAACCCAGTCAGTGTCGGGACAAGACGGGTCATTCCAGCGGCCTACACCCACCCGCATTCCTATGTCAAAAGGTATGAAAGCAGGAAAGGCAGTAgtggcagccccaggagcaggaAATCTGACCAAATTCGAGCCTCGAGCTGAGACTCAGTCTATGAAAATAGAGCTGAAGAAATCTGCAGCCGGCAGCGCTACCTCTCCTGGAGGGCGGAAGGGCTGAGGGCAGTGGCGGAGGGGGTATGTCGTGCAGATGTGACTGCTGCCCTCTGTTCGTGCCAACTCTCTACATGTACTAATTTAAGTTTTCAATATCTTGTTCATAAAATAATCAACTAATAGCCATGTGTCTTTCTTATTTTGTGGATTTGTTTTGATGCTGGGGAACAGAACTAACTAGCAAAACTACCGTGTGCTGTGTGCTTTGAGGAGGATGCTGGGCCCGAGGCAGGGCCTGACTTCTAGACCCAGTTTTGCTTCTAGAAAGTGGACCCATTAGTTAAATCAGGAAGATATGGGGGCTGGATCACAGCCTCTCCAAAGCCGGCTCCtaattgtaaatcaaatataataGGCTTTGTTCCACCATAGTTGATTTTTCAAAAACTCTTTTATGAAATAGGAAATAGGTTAACAATTGTCATTTGCCTCTATCAGATTCCAAATTTGCTTCATGtgctggaaacaaacaaacaaacaaaacccccccaaACAAAACCCATCTCCTAGTTATCACAGGGCCTGGACCTCTAAGGTTTTGCAAAAACAAAAGCCTCTGAGACGATTTCAGGAAACAATttgaatgtgaaataaaatggaaacgaAATATGGAATACTAAAAACAGAGTTTTACTtatttgtgtgagtgtgtattgTAAAGATTTTGGAATTTTAGAACCGTTAATGTCAGACTCATGCTCTTTTCAAGTGTGCAACTGATTTAAATTGTGCAGCAGTTTGAATAGAGCTGCCAAATGGCCCTTTATAGCTCAAGAGAGGTTGTAATGGATAGAAAATAGCGACAGTAAATTTTGATACATTGTTGCCAAGAATAAAATGACATCatgcataaaaaaaaagaaatggtaatcgTGTGACATAATGCAAGTGTTAGCTAAGGCTACTGCTACCATGGTAATCATtgtgcaatatataagtgtatcaaatcaacactttgtacaccttaaacttacacaatgttatatgtcaattatatctcaataaacttgggaaaaaaagaaaaaaaaaacccaatgagtTATCCTCCTCTTCTTAACCTGGTAAAGATATTATATGTTAGTAATATCCGGACAAACATCTATCAATagtagaatagataaataatggAGGGATAAAGTAAAAGTCCAAAAATAAGAGATTTGTTGAAAAAGCTTTGATACATCTGTAGTGATGGAACCCCAGAGGTCATTAAAAATGACATCGTACAGAAAGATATTGAAGATATCAGATGACTTTAATTAAATTCTCTTTGTATATCCTGTGGCTGCCAAAGTGTTGCAGTCTCTGCTGTAGTGTTTAAAACTTGGGTGTTTCTATTCAGTGAATTAGTCCCCTACCCCTAACATTACTGTGAGGTTGATCTCCATAGGATTGACCAGTTGTGCAATTCATCAAGACAAACAAGGAGGATCTGATTTTGGATTTAATATTGTCATTTCATATGCATTAAGAACCAAGAAGTGCCCAGCCCAGTGCTGGTCCTGTGGAGATGGCTAATATGGAGAGCaggttttcctccttccctctctcctttcctcctttcttccttcctgcttgCTCTGTTTTtctacctttctctttttttttctgcttatcttATGTCCTTCTCtgatccattttttcttttgtgtcctCCTTCATGTAATCAGCTTTGCCCTGTACTCCACATGCACCACAATCCAGAGTTACGGAGATGGATGGATACCAGCCAAGCCCTCAGGGCATCTCAGTATATGGGGGAAGCACATCTGAGCTAGAGAGAAGCCTTAGCACAAGGATATCTGAAGGTTTGTGTTGCCCAGGAGCCCTCACACATTACTTGTGTCCCCAGACATAGGTGGATTCACAGGGCAAGCCAAGCGCACCAGCAAAGGGTGTGCACACGACAgagtcccacatgccacacagcccATGTTATGTTTGGGTCATAGTGAGGAGTTTGGCGTAAATGGAACATTCAGTGTGAGCGGGAATCTGAAACGACTTGCCACCTTCCAGCTAATAAGGGGAGAAATCTGTTTGGCATTAAGCTAAGGACAGGCATCCCAGCAAAGCCCGCCAGTCTCCACAGACTCAACTGTGACCCCACAGGCTCTCAGATACTCTCTGGCCTTTGCTTGGTGACCTACACTGCCCTCGACCTTATGGCCTTCATGGCACACTGCTGGCCTGACGGGTTTgctggcatctcctccctccccgccctttGGACTTGCTCTCACCCACATTCAGAGGCTGTTTTGTTCACACCACACCACAGGGTCTGTCTCAGACGCAGCATGCGGGTCATCAGAAAAAGGCTAGAATGGTCTCAAGCTGCAGCTACGGTGTTTTGTTACTCTAGCACTTCATTCATACTGATGAAGTCCAAACCCTCAGCCTGGGGTGGCAAGGGGCCCTGTCCCCCCACTGGCCAGGTCTCCAGGACCATTTCTTACCTCTTACATTTCCCCTCCACTCCTTGGTCCTGGCATGCCAAGCCCTAGGCTGCTTCCCCCTCCCGCGCCCCCAGCAAAGCTTCCCCCTGACCACGCGGTATTCCCATTGTCTGGGACACAACTGCTCCAGCTCCTTCATGGCCCTCCAAACTCTGCCTTAGAAGGTGGGGGTGCGGTCAGCTCATAGAAGGCCTTCAACAATCCTGCACCCTGGTATTCATCCTCAGAGTGTGGGCTGAACCTAATAACTTGCTTCTAATTAACAGAAGATGGAAAAGATGATGGGCCCTCACTTCTATGACTTGATAGCAAAGACTGTGACCCAGTCTTGCACGTTTTGATGAAGCAAGCTGCCACGTTGCAGAGGCCCACGTGGAAAGGAATTAAGGTCCTTGGTCCAACAGCCTGCAAGGAACCGgatcctgccaacaaccatgtgacCTTGGAAGCAGCTCCTTCCCCGGGCGAGCATTAAGATGAACATGGCCCAGCTTGGCTGCAGCCGACAGGACATCCTGAAGCAGAAGATTCAGCTAAGATGCGCCTATGTTCCTGACAGTACAGAAACCATGAGgtaatgtgtgttgttttaaacttctaagttttggggtagtttgttattcAGCAATAGATAATCGATACAGAAGGCACCTGCTGTGGaagcccacctccacccctgtcACCAGACGTCCTCTCAGTCAAGCTCAATGTCCCTCTTTGACCTCCCAGAGCACTCTCTGTGTACCTTTATCATCATACCTGATCCCAATTCTGTAATCATCTCTTTATAGAGCTCATCATGTAATGTTCCTTTGTGTCCCAAACTCCTAGCATGTTTCCTACTCATGAACAAGGACCGACAGGTGTTTGCTAAATGAGTGTGAAAAAGTTGGACCTAAGGTGATGTGAGGTCacaggagattttttaaattaaaattttcattttgtgataAACATTGACTCACATGTTGTTGtaagaaataacagaaagatcCTGTGTACCCTTTACTCAGTTTctcccagtggtaacatcttgcaaaactatagtggGATATTAGAACAGGAAATTGACCTTGATACACTCCACACTTATTCAGATCTCCCCAATACACGTCATATGGctcatttgtatgtgtatatctgtgtgtatctagttctatgcaattttatcctAAGTAAGATCATGTATCCACTACCACAGTCATGATAATAAACATCTCCATCTCCACAAAATCTCACATGTGgtccttttataaccacacccacTTTCCTCCCACTCCCATCCCTGACTCCTGGCACCACCAATCTGTCCTCTGTCTCTATAATTCTGTCCTTCAAGAATGTTATACAAATGGAATTACAGGGTCTGTAACTTTCTAGGATTgtctttttcactcagcataattcccttgcAATCCATGCaagttgtttgaatttttattacaGAGTGATGTTCCATTtactagtttatttctttttattgctgagtgatGCTCTATGGTAAAGAGATACCAGTTTGActattcacccattgaaggacattttggttctTCCCATATTTTGGctcttacaaataaagctgctatgaaaatcTGTTTACAGGTTTTTGTGAGAACATGTCTTCATTTCTATTCAATAAATGTCTACGTATGCAACTGCTGGATCATCTGATAAATGcaggtttaattttataagaaaatgccaaTCTGTTTTCCAGAGGGGCTGTCTCATTTTCCATTCTCACCAGAAACATCTGAGTGTTTCAGCTTCTCTGCATCCTCAACATTTGGAAttgtcactttttattttcaccatTGTGATAGGTACATGGTGATGTCCCACTGtgatttcattttgcatttccttcatggctaatgatgttggCCATCTCATTGgcctatttgccatctgtgtatcttcgtcagtaaaatgtctgttcagatctcatggccattttctaattggatagCTTGTTCTTTTCACTGTGGAGTTTTGAGAGTTCTATATATTTTCTAGATTTAGTCCTTTGAcagatttgtgtcttctcccaaTCTGTGTAAAGTTTATGTTAAGGTTGACTTTTTGGtctgtggatatccagttgctcCAGGCCATTGCTTGGACAGGCTGTTCTTCCTCAACTGAATCCCTTCTGCACATTTGTCAACAATCATTTGGGCTTACTCATCAGCCTGGGTccaaaaaaagagatagaaaccAAGCAGTATGTTACACGGGAGAAGTGTAATACAAGAATTATTaactgtaataaaataataagtataggatatacagaaatctatatGGTATAGGGTTTCTCCTAAGGCTGAAGGAGAAACCCGAAGGAGAAACCCAAAGAAGGACAACACTGGGAGGAGTTCAGACTCCCTTGAAGAAGGTGTGGTTTGGCCACCAAATTGCAGAGGAGCTCATTGGTTTAACCAGACTGGAGTTGCTGGGTAATTCaggcaccccaccccacccccagagtgcGATAGACAGGGAGCAGGTAGTCAGCACCGAGTGGGACGGCCTGGCCTGGGGTCTgtaggctggaggaggaggacttTAGGGCAGGCAGACTGCACGTGCAGTAGGAGCAGCCGCCTCTGCATGCCTCCTACAGACCCCAGGGGCTGCGTGGCCTCCAGAGGCTGCGTGGCCTCCAGGGGCTGCGTGGGCCCCAGGGGCTGCGTGGCCTCCAGGGGCTGCGTGGGCCCCAGGGGCTGCGTGGACCCCAGGGGCTGCGTGGCCTTGCAGAAGGAGCCCTGGAACACAGGTGGCTGCAGGCAAGCTGCCCACAGGCTCTCATGTCTGTGTGGAGAAGGCTGCCCTTTAAAGAATGGCCCAAATCAGTTCTTCAGACAGAGAAACAATGACCGAGAAGGAATCCTGGGGCACcagcaaggaagaaaaaacacTGGAGAGAGCAGAAATATGGGTAAGTACAATAGATTACCCTTCTCACCAGTTCATTAAGTCATATCTGACGACTGGAACAAAAATGATAATACGCCAACGCCAACACTCACTCCAGCCCTGCTCACCACATCTCGGCCACCACAGGGCTCCTGCGCCATTTGAAAGCAGAGGGGCTCTGAAGCCACCTGTGTCCCCATGTGTGGTAGGACACTGCACCTGCAGGACTTTGAGAGGGGTGAGATGATTGAGGGTCTCTTTGGAGGGGGTCACCTTGGTGGGGTGGCCCTGAGTGTGGGAACAGCAGGGTGACCATCGGAGTGGAGGCTGCCAAGGCCAGGGTGGCCTCCAGGGAGCGAGGGCCAGACCCCCAAATCTGAGCCAGACCCCAGATCCTGGCTGTTGCAGGGGAAGGACACAACACTAGTCCCCAGGCGTGGGCTGCCCCACCCCTCTGGCCACTAGGAGGGGGAGACCAGAGCAGCATAGGCTAGTGGGTGCTGCAGGGCCAGGAAACCTGAGGaatc includes these proteins:
- the LOC102976902 gene encoding LOW QUALITY PROTEIN: filamin-A-interacting protein 1-like (The sequence of the model RefSeq protein was modified relative to this genomic sequence to represent the inferred CDS: substituted 2 bases at 2 genomic stop codons), whose translation is MRSRNQGGESSSNGHVSCPKSSIINNADDKSLSEDTKKKNKSNRKEEDDMASGTVKXHLKPSGESARKNKKSLELSKEDLIQLLSIMEGELQAREDMIHTLKTEKTKPEVLEAHYGSAEPAKVLRVLHRDAILAQEKSIGEDVYKKPISELDRLEEKQKETYRRMLEQLLLAEKCHRRTVYELENKKHKHTDYMNKSDDFTNLLEQERERLKKLLEQEKAYQASKEKENAKQLNKLRDELVKLKSFALMLVDERQMHIEQLGLQSQKVQDLTQKLRKEEQKLKAITSKSKEDRQKLLKLEVDFEHKALRFFQEHEETNAKFANQESHNRQLRLKLVGLTQRIEELEGTNKNLQKAEVELQELRDKIAKGECGNSNLMAEVEKLWKRVLEMEGKDEEITKTESQCRELRKKLQEEEHHSRELKLEVEKLQMRMSELEKLEEAFSKSKSEXTQVHLNLEKEKNLTKDLLNELEVVKSRFKELECSESRLEKAELSLKDDLIKLKSFTVMLVDERKNMMEKIKQEERKVDGLNKNFKVEQGKVMDVTEKLIEESKKLLKLKSEMEEKVYNLTKERDELIGKLKSEEEKSSELSCSVDLLKKRLDGIEEVEREITRGRSRKGPELTCPEDNKIKELTIEIERLKKRLQQLEVVEGDLMKTEDEYDQLEQKFRSEQDKANFLSQQLEEIKHQIAKNKAIEKGEAVSQEAELRHRFRLEEAKSRDLKAEVQALKEKIHELMNKDQLSQLQVDYSVLQQRFMEEENKNKNMGQEVLNLTKELELSKRYSRALRPSVNGRRMVDVLVTSTGVQTDAVGSEAAEEDTPAVFIRKSFQEENHIMSNLRQVGLKKPMERSSVLDRYPPTANELTMRKSWIPWMRKREDGPPVTQEKGPRAGSSPGHPGELVLSPKQGQPLHIRVTPDHENSTATLEITSPTAEAFLSSTTVIPTLGNQKPRITIIPSPNVMSQKQKSGDATLSAERAMSPVTITTFSREKTPEKGRGPFADRPTSPIQIMTVSTSAAPADIAVPPECQEMPVGRTVLKVTPEKQTVPTPVRKYKSNANIITPEDNKIHIHLGSQFKRAPGTSAEGAGPVITVRPVNMTAEKEVSTGTVLRSPRSHVSSRPGASKVTSTITITPVTTSSAGGTQSVSGQDGSFQRPTPTRIPMSKGMKAGKAVVAAPGAGNLTKFEPRAETQSMKIELKKSAAGSATSPGGRKG